The following is a genomic window from Nitrososphaerota archaeon.
GGAATGCCTTCATCGTTTCAGCGATCAGAAGTATCTCGGAGACCTTCTCCTGCACCTGGGGGAACTGGTCAGCCCCGATCGTCTCGGCCACGAGGGTCGCCAGGCCCGCCATGAACTCTGCCTTGGATGCCTCCCGCACCGTGGCCTGGTGCGCCATGAAGGCTATCGCGTCCGTGGCTTCGCTCACCCGGTTTGCTTTCTCGGGGTCTTCGAGGATGAACACCCTCTCCCATGGGACCACAACGTCGTCAAAGACCACGACCGCGTCCTGCTCGTCGAACCGCGACGCGAGGGGGTGGTCGTACGCCGACTCCGAAGCGAACGACTCCCTGCAGATGAACTTCAGCCCCCTGGCGCTCACGGGGAGCGCGAAGGCTACGGAGTATGGCATGTCGTCCTGCCCCGACCTTATCACGGTCGACGGGAACACCATGATCTCGTCGGCGATGGGGAGGGTAGCGAGCATCCTCGCCCCCCTTATCACGACCCCTTCCCCTGTCTTTTCCACCACCCTTGCCGCGATGAACGGGTCGGCCTGCTTGGACGGCCCTACGCTCCTGTTGGCCTGAGGGTTGATCAGCGTGTGCGTCAGGAGCAGGTCGTTCTCTCTGATGTGCTCATAGTAGTTCCTGACGTTGGAGGCGTAGTCCCTCCCGTCCTTGCCGAAGAAGTCAGCCGCGGCCGCCATGGCCATCATCGAGCTGTTCAGGTAGTCTGCCGTCCTCCCCATTATCCCCCCTGAGTAGTCGGCCCAGGCCTTCATCATCCGGGTTCTCTGCGCCAGCTCTTCCTTGGTGTGCGGCTGCATGTAGCTCGTTCCAACGGGCTCCCCCGTCTTCGGTGACTCGTACGTCATGAACCCCTTCAGGTCGGGCTTGAGCTGCATGTCGTATAGGGCCGCGATGGACCTCGCGACCCCTCTGAACGCGGGGTGTTCTGACACCCCGCCTGTGATCTTCTTGTCGCCGTACCAGATTTCACGGGGTGTCGCGTCGAGCTTTTCCAGGAACTCCCTGCCGCTTCTCGCTCCCATCTGTCCTACGTCTCGCGCTCTGCGGGAATCTAATTGAACTTTGTGAGGCGGCCGGGATGATTCTTAAACTGTCGATGATGACGGGGCGAAATCTCAGTTGTTGACGGACTCCCCGCAGGCGCCCACCTCAGCGGAATCTCCTCACCGTCGGCGGGCCCTCCTCGTCCTCTCCCTGTACCAGATGCTGTCCAACAACAGGTCCAGCCTCTTCACGGTCTACTTCGTCCTCTATGTCGTCCAGAGGGACGGGGTCTCGGTGGCCGCCGGTCTCGCCGCCTTCTCTGCCGCCTACGTAGCTTCCAGCCTGGCTGGCCCTTTCGCCGGTCGGCTCTCCGACAGGCTCGGACGGCGCAGGCTGGTGCTCATCCTGTCGGAGGTCTCCTCTCTCCCCTTCTTCGTCCTGATACCTTTCGTCGGCGGATTCCTCGGCGTAAGTCTCTTTTTCCTCGCGGGAGAGACACTCCTCTCGTTGGGGGGAGCGGCTCTCCAGGCGTACGTGGCTGACGTCACTTCTAACAGAGAACGGGGGAGGGGATACGGTTTCATCAGTGCGGTCGGGGCGCTGGGATCTGTAGCCGGGGTCCTGTCAGCCGGGCTCGTGGCAGAGTGGTTCGGCCTCGACTCGATCTTCTACCTCGTAGGGTTCTTCATCGTCGCCGACCTGACGCTGCTCGTGTTCGCGCTCCCAGAGAGCAGGGTCCTCGCGGCGGCGAAGAGGAGGCCCCTGGGCGAGATGAAAGGGGTCGTGGTCTTCGCGCTGGCTACCTCCATCAGGACCCTGGGGACCGGGGCCGTGACCGCCTTCATAGGGACGTACGCCTACTTCCTCGGAGCCGACCCCCTCGAGGTGAGCCTGGTGGCTGTCGCTGGGATGGCGACCACCGTCCTGCTCGGGACCAGGCTAGGGGGGAAGGTCGACTCCATAGGCGAGATACGGGGATACCTGTACGGGACGTTGGCGGTCGGAGCCTCGCTCGCGCTGTTCATAGTCGCGGGGACCTGGTCGGAGCTCTTGCCTGGCAGGGTGATCTATGCCGCCGGGTTCGGGCTCCTGAGCCCGGCCATGCTCAGCTGGGTCTCAAAGAGCGCGCCCCCTGGGAGGACGGCCGAATACCTCGGGGTCTTCTCCCTGGTCAACTCGACCCTTTGGAGCCTGGGGCCGATCCCCGGTGCTGTGGTGGTGAGATACTTCGGGAGCCTCGGGCTCTTCGTGTTCGCCATCGGCGCTACGCTGGCTTCGGTCGTGGTGGTCTACGCCCTTTACCCCACCAAGAAGTCTCAGGCTGGGCTCGGCGCGCCCGTGGGGGCCTCACCCGTCGATGCGGGGTGAAACGGGGTTGACCAGCTTGCCTATCCCTGAAATCTCCAACTCTAGGACGCCTCCTCTATCAGGGAGTAGATACTCCGTAGGGTCCATCTCTCCGAGAGCTTCCCTGGTCCAGCCTACGCTGCCGCATGACAGGACGTCGCCCGGCTCCAGGGTCAGGAACCCCGAAACATAGGACGCTATGGCCGCCGGGCCGAAAAGGTACTCTGAGGTGGAGCCTTCCTGCACCAGGGTCCCGTCGAACCTCGTCGTCATTCCGAGCCCTCTCAGGTCCTCGATCTCGTCAGGGGTCATCACCCAGGGCCCCATGGGGCAGAACCCGTCGTGGTTCTTGGAACGGAAGAGCGGGCCCCTCATCGTCGCCTTCCGTATCGCCCCCGAGCCCCTGTCCCGCCTGTACGCTTCGTAGGCGTCGGCCCGCGAGTCGGCCGGAGCCGTAACGTCGTTCAGGACGGT
Proteins encoded in this region:
- the hpaB gene encoding 4-hydroxyphenylacetate 3-monooxygenase, oxygenase component: MGARSGREFLEKLDATPREIWYGDKKITGGVSEHPAFRGVARSIAALYDMQLKPDLKGFMTYESPKTGEPVGTSYMQPHTKEELAQRTRMMKAWADYSGGIMGRTADYLNSSMMAMAAAADFFGKDGRDYASNVRNYYEHIRENDLLLTHTLINPQANRSVGPSKQADPFIAARVVEKTGEGVVIRGARMLATLPIADEIMVFPSTVIRSGQDDMPYSVAFALPVSARGLKFICRESFASESAYDHPLASRFDEQDAVVVFDDVVVPWERVFILEDPEKANRVSEATDAIAFMAHQATVREASKAEFMAGLATLVAETIGADQFPQVQEKVSEILLIAETMKAFLGASEGNASASRWGLMTPDYVPLNSARNLWPRIAPTMASMLKLLGASGLMAIPPEEIMRSPARPDVDRYYQAKLADGEERIRLFKLAWDASGSSFGGRQDLYERFFFGDPVRMASAYYGWYNKEPYKERVKELLHRKD
- a CDS encoding MFS transporter produces the protein MTDSPQAPTSAESPHRRRALLVLSLYQMLSNNRSSLFTVYFVLYVVQRDGVSVAAGLAAFSAAYVASSLAGPFAGRLSDRLGRRRLVLILSEVSSLPFFVLIPFVGGFLGVSLFFLAGETLLSLGGAALQAYVADVTSNRERGRGYGFISAVGALGSVAGVLSAGLVAEWFGLDSIFYLVGFFIVADLTLLVFALPESRVLAAAKRRPLGEMKGVVVFALATSIRTLGTGAVTAFIGTYAYFLGADPLEVSLVAVAGMATTVLLGTRLGGKVDSIGEIRGYLYGTLAVGASLALFIVAGTWSELLPGRVIYAAGFGLLSPAMLSWVSKSAPPGRTAEYLGVFSLVNSTLWSLGPIPGAVVVRYFGSLGLFVFAIGATLASVVVVYALYPTKKSQAGLGAPVGASPVDAG
- a CDS encoding fumarylacetoacetate hydrolase family protein; the encoded protein is MRLCTYEPPGSSGYRAGVVEGPDVIEVRGHRSVGSVVESGTDPRKVEKGGLRHRLSEVRLMAPVPRPGKILAAIVNTQAMLGGSDVRLEWPRLDMKAPSTVVGPGATIAAPLGGVRPEVELAAVVGKRISRATEEEAASAIFGYTVLNDVTAPADSRADAYEAYRRDRGSGAIRKATMRGPLFRSKNHDGFCPMGPWVMTPDEIEDLRGLGMTTRFDGTLVQEGSTSEYLFGPAAIASYVSGFLTLEPGDVLSCGSVGWTREALGEMDPTEYLLPDRGGVLELEISGIGKLVNPVSPRIDG